One genomic segment of Campylobacter sp. includes these proteins:
- a CDS encoding TlpA disulfide reductase family protein, with protein MIKFLNLKVAAAVFALLLAGCDGWKHHLSSDGASLASKFDPSERTLKIEGNDKPFVLFFYTSSCGACKAQVPVLNELQASGDALIIGILGDGKGLEADAAVAREKGIKFPSVSGASSVKYFETIVGGIFGTPTSVIYDKNGKAVKKLIGLYPKSAFETQLKLVN; from the coding sequence ATGATAAAATTTTTAAATTTAAAAGTTGCTGCCGCCGTGTTCGCGCTACTGCTCGCGGGCTGCGACGGATGGAAGCACCATCTAAGCAGTGACGGCGCCTCACTCGCCTCCAAGTTCGACCCCTCCGAGCGCACACTAAAGATCGAGGGCAACGACAAGCCGTTCGTGCTGTTTTTCTACACCAGCAGCTGCGGCGCGTGCAAAGCTCAAGTACCCGTGCTAAACGAGCTGCAAGCTAGCGGCGATGCGCTGATCATCGGCATTTTGGGCGACGGCAAAGGCCTGGAAGCTGATGCGGCAGTCGCTCGCGAAAAGGGGATAAAATTCCCAAGCGTCAGCGGCGCGAGCTCGGTGAAATACTTTGAAACCATCGTAGGCGGTATTTTTGGCACCCCCACGTCGGTGATCTACGATAAAAACGGCAAAGCGGTTAAAAAGCTCATCGGCCTCTATCCCAAATCCGCCTTCGAAACCCAACTCAAACTCGTAAATTAG
- a CDS encoding tetratricopeptide repeat protein — protein MFAKTALAAALALSCALAAPYEPYDHDAMIKTAPDGSRALDIGGIYRSVDYLCAHACEYPLNFDSGKDAEIAYQDARAFEEIFKFLNQELFKKDIDAKDRYEFEHKFARIYVIRHNFDIKGAAEKADALYDKLVQEEPKNGEIRTEYGEFLLNSSRDQKAQQMLSSALELGSMRAHHALALFSLMHDDKEGAIKHLQAYLEAYPKNSSAAQLLEGLKSGNIKIEKKQQ, from the coding sequence ATGTTTGCAAAAACCGCATTAGCAGCCGCTCTAGCCCTTAGTTGCGCACTCGCAGCGCCTTATGAGCCCTACGATCACGACGCGATGATAAAGACGGCGCCGGACGGCTCGCGCGCCCTGGATATCGGCGGCATTTACCGCTCCGTGGATTATCTCTGCGCCCACGCATGCGAGTATCCGCTAAACTTCGACAGCGGGAAGGACGCCGAGATCGCCTACCAGGATGCGCGAGCGTTTGAAGAAATTTTTAAATTTTTAAATCAGGAGCTGTTTAAAAAGGATATCGACGCCAAAGACCGCTACGAGTTTGAGCATAAATTTGCCAGAATTTACGTCATTCGGCACAACTTTGATATCAAAGGCGCCGCAGAGAAGGCGGACGCGCTCTACGATAAGCTAGTGCAAGAAGAGCCCAAAAACGGCGAGATCCGCACGGAATACGGCGAGTTTTTGCTAAACTCCTCCCGCGATCAAAAGGCGCAGCAGATGCTTTCTAGCGCGCTTGAGCTCGGTTCGATGCGCGCGCACCACGCCCTTGCGCTGTTTAGCTTGATGCATGACGACAAAGAGGGCGCGATTAAGCACTTGCAGGCATACCTTGAGGCCTATCCGAAAAATAGCTCCGCCGCGCAGCTGCTCGAGGGGCTAAAGAGCGGGAATATCAAGATCGAAAAGAAGCAGCAGTGA